The Plutella xylostella chromosome Z, ilPluXylo3.1, whole genome shotgun sequence region gtacttaagtaaaaaaatattaataaagacaatgaatgtttattaattaatcatggacaccataaataataatactgtaAGATTCacatacagtgaaactattaattcatgaaattaatgtttgaggaactaacattttcaggagcctggcaccattagaaaagaaacataaaagtcataacaattgtttatggcagttggcggttggctgttttttcaattttccattgacttatatattactagcgtaaggacaggcccaaccgctctagaaaatgacaccctcgcgttggccctaaaacctcataaatctgtcataatttgtatgaaattagggccagcgcgcgggtgccagtttcttttgacaaaacgttctgacgggcgtatccttccttttgaaatcattgcaattttcttattaattattaggataatctagataaaaacaactatttatGCTTGTTTGCaattaagaagaagaagaaaaatattcgtagtcaagctagggaagttatttatcgagtttaaatacaatgtttagcggaacatgaagctggacacattttgtcgaatttggaggatgtttacgctcgtacagcatctatgacgggtatgtaacattgtacaaattgtaataattcattttatatcAGTACCAACGcatcatttatcgataaacctaggttttgAGCCCAAGTCgcacattgtttacatacagCTGGTTGTAGGTTTGAGCTGGTttaagttgagtcaaaccataACATTGTGATActtgaagttatattttttgtttacttactaaattctcATTCTGTAACTCTctttttcttaatttaatggtattttcaaataagcatttttttattttattgtataggAGTATCGGACAGTACCGTCTGGCATATTGCAAAAGAGGGCTCTAaaatggaatatttctaactcctggaagaaacagaacagGCCGtctaaaaagagaaattgatgatTTTAATATGTGTGCCGTTCGTCAACAAATCcggatattttatacagttgtaataacgttatctaaataaatattattggtttcactattagccttcatattaacaccttctagcttgaataatgagcttttttgtggatggtaagttgtttttaaaaacagAAATAGGGTAGGTAGTCACAGGCAAAATTtaaagtatcaaagtcagttttgtttcgctatatagggttgctacataaAAGATAGCtgcgccctcatttaatttcaggactttatagtttcactgtatacACCCTGTAgggttatttataaatagaccTGAtgctttcaggaggtgatagttGCTTGATCCCAATAAAACATTATCTGAAACTAAACCATTTCTatgatatttaatttaaatatttaagtttttgccAAATCTTTaagcttaaaatttaaaaactacccatttttcaataattttttggttgttttgcataagtaacaccttaataaactaattaaaataatcaaatacatgtgcattattcgacttaaattagacacaataatTACCTCaccaaaaagttaaaaaaaagttaaataaaaatattaaatatcttagaaatggtaaactttcggataatgcatttttttatttatttttattttattttcatagggttcaatcgactggaaatgacTTCCTCTATcgcctcctgaaaggatcaggtctacttaccaataaccctgtatacttacttacatgataaaaaataacgaagggtcaagggggtcgcgaaatttTTTTTCCTCCGAGGGGGGTCgcatcatgaaaaaggttgaaaaacactgcaaTAGACTGATGATACTTGTTACTATgataaaatgaaacataaacgaagattttatagtaggtagctaggtaggtacttaacaaaaaaaaatgttcttGGCTTTATCAGTATTCATGACTTCCTAAAACATCTGTGTACCTGGTTTACTGATCGATCCGATTGAGAGTTCAAACATCACGTAAAGACAACCActcatacttacttatacattatttatcgCGTGAAATTTCGGTTCACTGTTAATATATCATTTTGCACGCTAGATTTAATCTGGTTGGCATATAGCATCATGAACCGTCTACCGATACCGTGTAAGTACGTCTTTTGTGGTCCTAACTGCTTAACGTACTtatgtaatgtaggtatatacttatacatacacGACTTGATACCTAAAATTACGTTCCGCGAAAACATTTCATTCCAAATTTCGCATTTGGTACTGTGAGTATTTCAGGCCGACTGAAATGGTACGTTTACGTGGTAGCAATAATGAATCGACGGGACTGTATGGATTTGTGGAGATTAGTGTAGCTCTATCAAGGAAGGCTTTAGTACCCCGGCCACGTCCCGCCGCAATAGAAATTACAACAgacaacaacaataataagATTTCCTCTTCTGTCTCACTCCgttttgaaatgaaatataatatttttccttGATGAATTAATAGGTAGGGAatgttaactttattttactcAGTTACATTTGGGTTTCTAATTTCTTACAGGAATTTTCTCaagttatatatatattttttcttattcatTATCAGAAACGGAGAACAGAATGAAGTTAGACAtgcataaataatgttttccTATTTGCCTTTCATTAGCTGAGAGAAATCGTTGAATAACGAATAGCAGCAGGCCTTTTGATAACATACGAAACATACGAACCAAagtttatttaggtaggtagttgtTAATCAAAGGAAGAGGCATCAgtcaataatacctaatatatgtACTAACTAACACacctataataaaattactaatagtaaagttattttttatgaagtaacgaatgtagatattttttacgCGAATTGAATAGCAAAAGTCCTAGATGTTCAAAATGATGCTGAGCCAGCCAtttcacttttgcaacactctatAGTCTCTATACCTTATTATCCCTACCAGACAGTTTGCATTGCACACCAACGCCCGGTGGATTAAACATACTGGATGCTAATGTAATTTGAATTTGCATTCGAATGGATATTTTAAAGGCTATTCTTTCAACGGCTCCGAAACTGAGTTTCGACAAATGtgcaacaaaattttatttagacaaTATGAAACTTTGATACGTCTGAATGTCGGcaatacttaatacttaagCTGGATACTGTGCAAacgtagtatttttttttctgtacctGATACACCTTAAGCCTACCAAGAGGTACTGAACCGATACATCAAGTGACTGTGAATGTTATGTCGGAGTCACTATTGTTGTATCGGTtacaagataaaataaaaaatatacggTGTTTGTTATTGTTAGTACGTTGTACCTCAGCTACTTCCCATAGCCCGTATGTTCCTATGTTCCCCCTTAACTGATTGATCGGACGCTGCCGGGATTCATAATAAATCTGTTTGTATTAAAATCGCATTGCCCAATGGAAATTCATTCAATCAAGATAGTGGCGCTTGGCATATTGTCGATCGTCGCTTATCCGCATCGAATATCCCGCACAGCTTGATGTGATAGGACATAGGATACAACATATGTTTCAACACAGATCACTGTCTGCTATTCTAGGCTAACTAGAACTTATATTAATGGGTCTTGGAGTTATAGACCAATAAAGCCAGATAAATCACATTTTAATTGGGACGATGCAGACCCATAAACATGAGCTCCTGACGAGACACGCGACGTGTGTTATTAAATGTTTCCAGCGAACTTGCCCGGCCTCATTAGAACGCCTCAGCTCCACAAGATATATCAACATGTTGCTAACTTTGTAACAAAGTTTTATCGCGTATCAAGTGTTCGCCTATTATTTTCAGAGTTCAGCGGCGGGCGTGTCGCTTAGTCTGCCCGAGTGTGTGACGAAGGTGGAGGTGTGTGACACGAGCGGCGACGCGTCCACGCCGCTCACCGCGCAACATCAGATGCAACTGTTGCGCGAGCGGCTGGACCAGCAGGCGCAACAGACGCGCGTGGCCGTCGCGCAACTCATCCTGTTACGCGACCAGCTCGCCGCCGAACAAGCCGCGCGGTGCGAGGCGCAAGTCAgtattatacatacttattaaCAGAAACGAGAATAAAGTAACGGTAAATTTATTATCGAGCCGATAGAAATACGAGTATATTGCCAGTTCTTCATTTCTTATTGTTGCCACCCAGTCTGAACCAATGCAATAGACTATTATAGGTGTTATAAATTTGAAAGCAGCTTATCCCTATTGCGCCTTCTATCATGATAGGTAGATCATATTTAACGCATGTTAAACTTTCAGAATCATTTCAGAAATATGACCATTATAAATCCCATACCACGGCGAAAGACATCTGAGAGAACCCTTTATTACATTcatgggcgtacccaggtaggagcaggggggggcagctgcccagctgaaaggcaatttttgaccTTTTTGCTAAGTAACTTCTAAATTGTAGGCATTATTATTTCTAGGTTCTCAAAATAGGCATTTCCTAGCTGATCATATTAGGATTTTAACTTTTAAGAAAAACGCCtctgaagagaagttatgattttttaaatgttgggttcgcaagacagacgcaatatATTGCCTTTCAAGTGTAGGGAAACTGAACCTTATGGGTAAGAAGGCTTTATCAGATGCCCTTATGATTTTAAGCAACATAGAAGTAGTTGATCTGTTCAACAAAGCCATTTTTTTCCGTGCTGTCAGAAAGGCATTGACTATTTTAAGCACTATCCCATGCACCACGGCGACCGTAGAACGGTCCTTCAGTACGCTGCGAAGAGTTAAAACGTGGCTTAGAAGCACCATGGGTGAAGAAAGGCTTACAGGTTTATGTCTGATGAGCGTAGGTACATCGCAATTATTTAGAAAACAGTGAGTTTATTGAAAATACTGTTATAGACAAAGGACATTGGGCATTTTGTATGGCTATTTGCCCCGCGTTTTGAAAAGTTGAGAACATAAACCAAAAtactttcttttttaaatcatttatttaaattaaagttttacCAGCCAGATTTAATATTctgtagttattttaattcaaaacaatgggaaaacatacataatattttaaggtgatttttagggttccgtaccttaaaagtaaaaaagctGAGTTCgtaatatgaaaaaaatcacggatgtagtaggtacccacatattattatgacgaaattaaaaggaaaactatctctaaaggtaagtagacttggccggttttttgtttcaatataCCCGATCCGACCGATTATCATCTCGAAACAGGTATGAAATGCCCCCCCCTAGcggaaatcctgggtacgcccttgattacattcgaataagggtagtttttgtctgtatcagatgtctttccctgtggaatgggatattaactatatgtaaaaaaaaaaaaaaaaaaaacacgcactcacgccttgtactaatgtactcccttgcggggtaggcagaggtgcattgctgcacccacttttcgccagagtgtatgttagtcccaatgtaatagggggcgggcctattgccattttacgggcacatccaagacccgagaacaaatatctgtgtttaaacaaatatctgccccagccgggaatcgaacccgggaccatcggctcagtagtcaggtcactaaccactaactatatgtataaaaacttttataacataaattaagtaaatataaaaatatacatacagaTTAATTAAGAAACTCCTCCTTCCTTTTTACATggcgaataaaaaataaaaatgtcacGCTCTCTTGTCCAGTTTAAATGGTCGCGTTACgtattttcatttataatgtggcaagttacttggcgaccctccttgcggggtgaaagaagtggcgggggcgaggtagcacgacatgctacacacgtagaaaagtgtgcccggattaatctcgcgatagcttgtaactatttctgacgtaagtaaaattttattctatgagcgttcccgtaaatgtcatatttagcttaaaatttatagtttgacagcattaaaatttggatgtttaccttcagaataagcaatttgaatttatttatttaaaagtgttttattttataaatcaatttccatgtcactctctgtttgaacttgttcatcgtcgtcgtcatcctcatcttcatcatcgttttcattaacttcaattataaatctaagacaaaaaccaaaaaacattatacctactttgaagtataatgtactagagtacctacgccagtcatattagttcagtgtacacctataatatttaatgtttaatttacattaaattataaataaacaataacatatctgtccaatacatcgtcaaatactctatcagatttataatattcgtcatggaagtagaaaaaaagttttatttttttctacttccatgatattcgtcttaattttttatgacatggtcgtcacaatttctccacttttcaggcgaataattagagaaaagcaactctaagtcttttatctctttatctaagttagagtcaatcgacgttcttgcgagctcgcctttcacgtaccgccacacaagttcaataggatttaattccgggtggtatgggggtaggcgaagcacgatatgaccattttctttcaaaatttcatcaattttgtaatttttctctgtgttttgctcattaattactttcattaaatcacataaattttggttgctttcctagttacaagaactgacaactgacgcactgtcatatggactcttcgtctttgttgtttactttttcgtatctgactgcgcagtaccaacctttagccgcgtagcatgactgatccggtacgctgttctacaagaagcccctatattgagacattatacgatttgttgtttttaacgttattttgttgacgaattatagatacctaataataatacaatgataatattaaaaaggcctcaacactcattctaagactaatggtctcaggatcaatgatctcatgtgggtcgcactcaaattatgacagactatataagacatgtggccgcctcggctgcgcggccgagactgccgtaacaatgacatgcagtgcacgcgttgcccttccccgctaccctcccgctacccgctgtcgtcttgggtacctcgtcccctccgcgtctttcaccccgcaaggagggtcgccaagcaacttgccaatctataatTAACCTagttaaataaacttttaccaTCTTATTTCTCGGGGGAACTTCACTATGCTTTACAAGACTTTCCTGCGGGTATTTTGCCATAAAACATTACTTTTATCTGTAAGGCGGTCTCGAGCCGTATAGctgttttgaaataagtacAGTACAATGAATGCACTTACATTACACCCTAGgctacacatctagaatctttGTAGATGTGCAAAtatcctcacgatgttttccttcattgCAACAGCATAATTGGTatgattgtacctacttaaggcGATATACGCAGCACTAGCGCCGCCAGtcgtaaaaaaaatcataacttccgtttgaaagcgTTATTCCAAAAGCTGCCAAGTCCACCCCCCTCGTCATGCTAATTCCAATTTTTAGGACCTACCTCCTAATCCCTGGTGCCTGATATCTAGAAGTTGCAAAAGATACGCCCGTTTCTGGCGGTTCGTTTCTGCATATTTTGTCGTACCGTACCGTATGATCTCACGCCTCACATTGTGTTTTCCAGGCGCGCACGCACCAGCTGCTGGTCCACAACAAGGAGCTGCTGGAGCACATCTCCGCGCTCGTGGCGCACCTGCAGGAGCGGGACACGACGCGCCGCGTCGACGCGCACCAACTCACGCTGCTGCCACAGGTACGGAgactcttcttcttcttgtcaCACTCTGCCTCTGTACGTCTAGTAAGGGTtttccatttttttcaaaagtttacaatttcttctgtcacctgcatacaATATCTGTCACAATGTTTAtaatagtttccgctagaggcgccactttgtctgcgagaaaactgaaacttttatagttttcgacaattatcaaacctgtactagacgtactTGTCGTGTCAATGGCAACTGTCACACTCTGCGTCTGTAGTCTATggttttttaacaaacgagtACGGAAATTGTTTTACTTACCGTTATTGGTCGATGTAGTTTGTTACTGCGTTGCTATTGGTCCTAACAATTGCCCATCTCACTCTACGACATACTCAGTactcgtttgttaaaaaaacaatttgagTTCAGGTTTATTATAGTGGCAAATTAATAATCCAGCCATAGTTTAACACCAAAGCCCTCAGTTGTATGAAGGGTCATTAAACTATTGCGTTGACTGCTTCAGTACACTGACAAAAAGTGTCAGAAATagatattataagtacctaaaggactaaattagtttaaaaatccTTCATGAAACTGAGCGATGAGCGTATAACTTACTTCCTAATTGAAACCAGAGGTTAGTTAGTTATGTTATGATGCCTGTTGATGTTGTATTTTCCATATTATCTGTGTGGGCATGCGAtatttctgtttatttttctaatgtacttacctacttataatttaaaagtCTAGTTTCATAGCACTGACAAAAAGTGTCAGAATTAGATATCGTAGtgaaaattactttaaaattcCTTAATGAAACTGAGCGTATAACTTACTTTCAAATAGAAACCAGAGGTTAGTTAGTTATGATGTCTGTGTGTTGATGTTGTATTTGCATATTACTTAGGCATGTGGGCATGCGAtatttctgtttatttttctaatgtacttataactTAGAAGTCTATTTTCATGATTCGTGCATCGTAAAAAtctttataggtacttacttatttataatttattgtgatTAATCCtgaactaaaaataaataagtcagTGTTGTAAATAAACGAAACTATTAAATACGTTACACAAtagataatatttatgtaggtacccgTACAGAACACACGCAGTGTGGACTTGCTGCACTTCGGATTTTCTTAATTTACgagtatttatgtattacattaacgttaatattattttatcagacatacacttatttataaaacttcataaaatatacagggtgttgcaaaaagggtatactaagcaaaacctacatgtgcagcatggaagcatggtatatctaagcccgaaaattaaatcagaatttaaaaattcgcgaataaaaattataatttttcatagaaactatgttggtTACGTGACTTTATTATGGAGTGATAATTAATGACTTTTCCtatcgcgaattttgaaattctgatttgaTTTTCGGgtttagatataccatgctgcacatgtaggtttcggcttagtatagcctttttgcaaaaccctgtaTAGGTATTCACTACAACCAAGTCAGTatttcaatacaataaatGTATTGTGTGCGTATTAACAAATAACCAACCACCTGTTGCTTTGCCGGAGACGCAGCAAAGTTTAATCTAGGTTCAGTATCAATATCTAAAAATCCACAGAAATCACAAATTCAGGAAATAATATTGTTAGATTATCcccataataaaaaattacctgCATAATTTACTTACACGGAACAAACTCTCCCAACACTACAACTAAACTCAGTTAGACTAGTTGTTaaaacctataatattttttcctagAGGGTTTATTCGTTCGTGACGATTAACGACATTTCCAACTTTGTTCGTAAACTTTTACTACAAGTTAGCAGTAACTTAGCCGTTTGCTACATGGGGCTAAATGTTCTTATAAATGCGAGTCTTCCTCCTCAGATTAGTTGTTGGATAACAAGGCCAACTAgatcaaaaaaagaaaaataacttttgtttAAAAGCTTTTTTTTCCAAAACGTTAGGTAACTTTTAGGTATGTCAATTTCCTACCTACgtatagttaagtaaattttgtttttagttatGTTTTGTTAACTTCAAGCATGGTATGTGTTGTATGTGAAGAAAAACTTTCTTACTAATTATTACAGTATCGTATAGCTACGGTTATAACATAAGTAATACCTGCTAATAGCTATATGATATCCTATGGCTGTATGATTAGACTGATTAGGCAAGCATGCCAATGTTGTAGCTATGATTTCAGAAATTAGTTCAAACCTAAAGTTTACATGTCCTGATATTCTTCCTAATGAATCAgttattatgatttttataaatcaatgtctcctataattattacttacctagatATAGGCACTTATATACTTCATTTTTTAAATCCTGCATGGTTGTTACTTTTGGTTAACAGTGCTTACaataagtgttttattttattagtgctCGAGTGTAATGTTGTGTTTGTTTACGGTAAGTGTTGATTTTAATCTGAATGTTTTTTgctatttaaatttacttaaaatacctcaaaaatttattatgaatgaAGTTATTACACCGTTGACTTACTAACAAGTTTGTTCGTAATCGCAGTCCGGGACAGGGGCGACATCGCGCAAGTCGTCGAACGCCCACGCGAGCCAGCAGGCGCGGCTGGAGGCGCTGCTAGCCCGCACCAGCGCCGCGCTGCAGAACAACCTCAACAACAACGAGCCCGCGCCCGAGCTCCAGGCCATGACTCCGCAGCAGATACACAACTACTTCGTCACCAACTTCGACGAAGAACCCGTCGACGACAGCGACAAATACAACCAAGAGTTCTTCCAGAACTCGAGCGCGTTCCCCAACATCCCGCCCGTGGTGAACGCCAGCAAGGCCGACATCGACCACATGCTGGGCCAGTGGGACGTGGAGGGGCTGGCGGCGGGGATGGGCCGCATGGCCGTGGACGAGACTAGCTCGAGCAGCTCGGGGCCTGAGGAGACATCGGCCGGGAGTTCCGAGGAGGCGGATTTGTTTATAAAGCCGCTGTCGAACAACGGCACGGTTGCGTCCACGAGCCAGGACGGGCGGGTGAAGCTGCTCGTGGCGGTGAGTCCGTCGAGCAGCAGCGCGCAGGTGGGCCCCTcctcccccgcgccccccgctgccgccgctgcccccgccgcccccgccggcGCCTCGCTGCAGGTGCCTCGCGCCGCGCCCATCACTCGCTCCACCAGCGAGAAGGTTCCCAGCCGCAGCGACATGATGAACGCCCTGCGCGCCCAGTGGACCCGCCACACCACCAAGTAAACTCGCACCACGCGCGCTTAGCTACTCTTAATAGTGGACCCTCCTTGTTTGTTTATACCTAAAGACCCACtacagtacataatatactttataACATATTTGTGTAACTTTCGTAGTGTTTGTACGAATACTATctgtttaagtatttatatttgcGTACGAAAAGAAGATGGACAGGCTTAAAACTAAAGTTGGAGTTAGACGTCTACTTACTTCTCggttatagtgccacaaacttatctgttccggtgacagtatttcttcattctataagatttaagtctgccagtagtggtaattcgctcttgtggtttcagtaaacccatctaatctatatcaatatataattcattagtaaataataagatatggatcaatttagttcgctctcaccggaacagataagtttgtcgcactgtactcCTTTTTGAAAGGCaagattaggtaggtagggcTTGTATTCTACGGCAAATAATGTGATTGGAGATGATACTGGTCAAATATAGGATATATCTAATCAAATCTAATAAATTTGAATTCTACGTAcgtacttatattatgtatgataataaTGAAGTGTTACTACACTGtgcatatatttattttattaagtaacttttggtatcaaaaatttattgtaactaatcataatcaaattaaaatcatattacttatttatcttacaaattttaaacaacaacattatcttataatattttagaaaattttaaatgacctattttttagtaagtatttaaataaaatatatatagggtaaaatatattatatcagTAGAGTAAAAAGAAAactctttttttattatagtttatta contains the following coding sequences:
- the LOC125491168 gene encoding uncharacterized protein LOC125491168, whose amino-acid sequence is MTPQQIHNYFVTNFDEEPVDDSDKYNQEFFQNSSAFPNIPPVVNASKADIDHMLGQWDVEGLAAGMGRMAVDETSSSSSGPEETSAGSSEEADLFIKPLSNNGTVASTSQDGRVKLLVAVSPSSSSAQVGPSSPAPPAAAAAPAAPAGASLQVPRAAPITRSTSEKVPSRSDMMNALRAQWTRHTTK